The Methylobacterium currus genome contains a region encoding:
- a CDS encoding ExbD/TolR family protein, producing MGMASGAAQGGGRRRRGRRGGAINEINMTPFIDVVLVLLIIFMVAAPMMTVGVPLDLPQTKAAPLNQDSKPVTLSIRQTGQVFLGEDELSDDTIVSKLSATAKDGFEERVFVRGDKRVDYGRVAQVMAIVTSGGFKKVALVTEPDQR from the coding sequence ATGGGCATGGCCTCCGGAGCGGCACAGGGCGGCGGGCGCCGTCGGCGCGGCCGGCGGGGCGGCGCGATCAACGAGATCAACATGACGCCGTTCATCGACGTCGTGCTGGTGCTCCTGATCATCTTCATGGTCGCCGCGCCGATGATGACCGTCGGCGTGCCTCTCGACCTGCCGCAGACCAAGGCGGCGCCGCTCAACCAGGACTCGAAGCCGGTCACCCTCTCGATCCGCCAGACCGGCCAGGTTTTCCTCGGCGAGGACGAGCTCTCCGACGACACCATCGTCTCCAAGCTCTCGGCCACCGCCAAGGACGGCTTCGAGGAGCGGGTCTTCGTGCGCGGCGACAAGCGGGTCGATTACGGCCGGGTCGCCCAGGTGATGGCGATCGTGACGAGCGGCGGCTTCAAGAAGGTCGCCCTCGTGACCGAGCCCGACCAGCGTTAG